One genomic window of Diospyros lotus cultivar Yz01 chromosome 8, ASM1463336v1, whole genome shotgun sequence includes the following:
- the LOC127807465 gene encoding probable 1-acyl-sn-glycerol-3-phosphate acyltransferase 4, with the protein MEQVLLRGGDLKLQFAGKMEVSPELSSIDGPKHHTLTPFRVFRGAICLAILLCSAFTFLVCFGPIAAALLRLFSIRLSRKTISFLFGLWLSLWPFLFEKINKTKVIFSGETVPSRERVLVIANHRTEVDWMYLWDLALRKGCLGYIKYVLKSSLMKLPIFGWGFHILEFIPVERKWEIDEPVMHQMLSDFTDRLDPLWLALFPEGTDFTEQKCKRSQKFAAENGLPVLKNVLLPRTRGFYACLEILRGSLDAVYDVTIAYKHRCPSFMDNLFGLDPSEVHIHVQRVPIKKMPESENEVAAWLIRIFQHKDQLLSGFIAQGQFPHQGTERELSTSTCLVNFMVVVALSAIFFHLTFCSSIWFKVYIGFACAYLASVTYFNFRPLSARGFVEMLNREKSK; encoded by the exons GTTCTTTTGAGGGGGGGAGATTTGAAGCTCCAATTTGCTGGAAAAATGGAAGTTTCCCCAGAACTAAGTTCCATTGATGGCCCAAAACATCACACTTTGACTCCTTTTAGGGTGTTTAGGGGTGCAATATGCTTAGCTATTCTTCTTTGTAGTGCATTTACATTCTTAGTTTGTTTTGGTCCTATTGCTGCAGCACTTTTGCGCCTTTTCAGCATTCGCTTAAGTAGGAAAACAATATCTTTCCTTTTTGGCCTTTGGCTATCTTTATGGCCCTTCTTGTTTGAAAAGATAAACAAAACTAAAGTTATTTTTTCTGGAGAAACTGTTCCATCAAGGGAACGCGTGTTAGTTATAGCCAATCACAGAACTGAGGTGGATTGGATGTATCTGTGGGATCTTGCTTTGCGGAAGGGATGCTTGGGCTATATAAAATATGTCCTTAAGAGCAGTTTGATGAAACTGCCTATTTTCGGTTGGGGTTTCCATATTTTGGAGTTCATCCCAGTGGAGAGAAAGTGGGAAATTGATGAGCCAGTCATGCACCAAATGCTTTCAGATTTTACTGATCGTTTGGATCCCTTGTGGCTTGCTCTTTTCCCAGAGGGAACTGATTTTAC TGAACAGAAGTGCAAAAGGAGTCAAAAGTTTGCAGCTGAAAATGGATTACCTGTACTGAAGAATGTTTTGCTTCCTAGAACAAGGGGTTTCTATGCTTGCCTGGAAATTTTGAGGGGCTCCTTGGATGCAG TTTATGATGTCACTATCGCATACAAGCATCGGTGCCCATCTTTCATGGACAATCTATTTGGTCTGGATCCATCTGAAGTTCATATTCATGTTCAACGTGTCCCTATCAAGAAGATGCCAGAATCTGAAAATGAGGTTGCTGCTTGGTTGATAAGGATATTCCAGCACAAAGATCAATTGCTGTCAGGGTTCATTGCTCAAGGTCAATTCCCTCATCAAGGAACAGAAAGAGAACTTTCAACTTCGACATGCTTGGTAAATTTCATGGTAGTAGTTGCTTTGAGCGCCATATTTTTTCATCTTACCTTCTGCTCATCTATTTGGTTTAAAGTGTACATTGGTTTTGCTTGTGCATATCTTGCTTCTGTTACATATTTTAACTTCCGACCATTGTCAGCTAGAGGATTTGTGGAAATGTTAAACAGGGAGAAATCCAAATAG
- the LOC127807468 gene encoding pathogenesis-related protein 5-like isoform X2 has protein sequence MLGTIVSATVFTLQNRCSYTVWPGTLSGNGAASLGDGGFELAPGATMQLPAPLGWSGRFWGRTWCNFDSAGNGNCSTGDCGGLQCTGGGAPPVTLVEFTLNGVDNKDFYDVSLVDGYNVGMGVRPTGGGGTGDCQYAGCVSDVNGLCPRELQVTGSAGGVIACKSACTAFNTPEYCCTGEHSTPATCSPTQYSMMFKNACPTAYSYAYDDATSTCTCTGSDYLIQFCPPGS, from the exons ATGCTTG GAACCATCGTTTCAGCCACCGTCTTCACGCTCCAAAACCGTTGCAGCTACACCGTTTGGCCGGGCACATTGTCCGGCAACGGAGCAGCTTCCCTCGGCGACGGCGGATTCGAATTGGCTCCGGGGGCAACCATGCAACTCCCGGCGCCACTCGGCTGGTCGGGGCGGTTCTGGGGCCGAACCTGGTGCAACTTCGACAGCGCCGGCAACGGAAACTGCAGCACAGGCGACTGCGGGGGTCTCCAGTGCACCGGCGGCGGCGCTCCGCCCGTGACCCTGGTGGAATTCACCCTCAACGGCGTCGACAACAAGGATTTCTATGACGTCAGCCTCGTCGACGGCTACAATGTCGGAATGGGCGTCCGCCCCACCGGGGGCGGTGGCACCGGCGACTGTCAGTACGCAGGCTGCGTGTCCGACGTGAACGGGCTCTGTCCACGGGAGCTCCAAGTGACTGGGTCGGCCGGTGGTGTGATTGCGTGCAAGAGCGCGTGCACGGCGTTCAACACGCCGGAATACTGCTGCACCGGGGAGCACTCGACGCCGGCGACTTGTTCGCCGACGCAGTACTCGATGATGTTCAAAAACGCGTGCCCAACGGCTTATAGCTACGCTTACGACGACGCTACAAGTACTTGTACTTGTACCGGGTCGGACTACTTGATCCAGTTTTGCCCACCCGGATCCTAG
- the LOC127807468 gene encoding pathogenesis-related protein 5-like isoform X1, producing the protein MAIIGSLTLLVSMAVFIFFTGTIVSATVFTLQNRCSYTVWPGTLSGNGAASLGDGGFELAPGATMQLPAPLGWSGRFWGRTWCNFDSAGNGNCSTGDCGGLQCTGGGAPPVTLVEFTLNGVDNKDFYDVSLVDGYNVGMGVRPTGGGGTGDCQYAGCVSDVNGLCPRELQVTGSAGGVIACKSACTAFNTPEYCCTGEHSTPATCSPTQYSMMFKNACPTAYSYAYDDATSTCTCTGSDYLIQFCPPGS; encoded by the exons ATGGCCATAATTGGCTCTCTCACTCTTCTTGTATCAATggctgtttttattttctttacag GAACCATCGTTTCAGCCACCGTCTTCACGCTCCAAAACCGTTGCAGCTACACCGTTTGGCCGGGCACATTGTCCGGCAACGGAGCAGCTTCCCTCGGCGACGGCGGATTCGAATTGGCTCCGGGGGCAACCATGCAACTCCCGGCGCCACTCGGCTGGTCGGGGCGGTTCTGGGGCCGAACCTGGTGCAACTTCGACAGCGCCGGCAACGGAAACTGCAGCACAGGCGACTGCGGGGGTCTCCAGTGCACCGGCGGCGGCGCTCCGCCCGTGACCCTGGTGGAATTCACCCTCAACGGCGTCGACAACAAGGATTTCTATGACGTCAGCCTCGTCGACGGCTACAATGTCGGAATGGGCGTCCGCCCCACCGGGGGCGGTGGCACCGGCGACTGTCAGTACGCAGGCTGCGTGTCCGACGTGAACGGGCTCTGTCCACGGGAGCTCCAAGTGACTGGGTCGGCCGGTGGTGTGATTGCGTGCAAGAGCGCGTGCACGGCGTTCAACACGCCGGAATACTGCTGCACCGGGGAGCACTCGACGCCGGCGACTTGTTCGCCGACGCAGTACTCGATGATGTTCAAAAACGCGTGCCCAACGGCTTATAGCTACGCTTACGACGACGCTACAAGTACTTGTACTTGTACCGGGTCGGACTACTTGATCCAGTTTTGCCCACCCGGATCCTAG